In Thermococcus sp. M39, the genomic stretch TTTGCTGACTATCGGATAGATTTCGGATTTTATGATCAGGATTTCCCTATGAAAGCTCAATACAACCACCAATCAGTCAAAAAACTTTAAGAACTTATAACTCTAACGATCTGATGGGAACTAGGGTGTAAGAGGTTACGAAATGAGGAAATCTCTAGGAACAAAACCATGTGCTTGGGCAGTTCCAAAAAGTTTAGGAAAATACATTGAAATTCCAGAAGAGTCTATTTTAAATGAAATACGTGGGCAAAGGACGTATCTCAACAATGAGTTGTTGAGTGAAAATTATCAAAGTGTATCTAGAGGGTATATACTCGACAAACCTGCATTCATTAAATGGCTTGTGAATGACATAGAAGTTAAACTAGGTAAGCACATCAAATTCGAAGGGCAGGAACCCATGATAAAAACAAAAGACAAAGATGTTATTGTGATTGCTACAGGAAGCATGTTCTACAATGAAAGCAAGTGGAGGTTTTTGACATATCAATATATACTGGAAGATGCTAAAATCGAAGATGATGTTTTAGAAATTTGGTTTTACACTGATTTCGTCGGCTATATTTGGGTATTCCCACGAGGAAATAAGGCAAATGTTGGTATTGGAGGATTTTTAAGTTATGGCGAATTAAAAGCGAGACTTAATTCCTTCATTAAAAATGACGAGCGTTTTAGAGATGCAAAAATTGAAAGAAAAGAAGGTGCATATATCTACGCTGGAGGTATAAAAGAGAAGATGTACAACCTTAAGCATCCCGCTATAGGAGAGGCGCTGGGAGCAGTATACCCACTAACTGGCGAGGGGATAAGACCTTCAGTAATTTCCGCTTATGCACTGTCAAAGTCCATAAAAGATGGAAAGTCTTTCAAAGAAGAGTTTGAAAAAACTGGAATTCCCCAGCAAATCAACTTTCAAAAACAATTAGTTGAAGCCCTGCTAAAAGCTCCACCACAGCTGAGAGGGATATTCCTAAGAAAAGCTTTTGGGAGCCCATCTAACTATTGAGTACAGGATTCTAGACGTTACTGAGGCACCTCTCGAGGGAGTTAAGACATCCGAAAGACTATATTTTCTCACCTTATATTTGCCAAGCTTTTTCTTTTCATTTCTCAATTTCTTTCTCCAATGCTCAAAAATTTCTTCGATAATATTGAAAAAAATCGAAAAATTTTAATAAAAATTCGAATAGTCTAAAAATCTCTTCGAGAATTATCAAAGTTTTCCGAAATATTTATATACCCATTCATGAATGTTGGGAGTGTCAAATCAGATAGGGGGTGGTACTATTAAGAGTCATACAACTGCTGGATTCGACATTGAGAGAAGGAGAACAATCACCAGGGGTTAATTTTACTCCTGAGCAGAGATTGAGGATAGCAATAGAGCTAGATGAATTTGGAGTTGAGTTCATAGAAGTAGGACACCCAGCAGTGAGCCAAGACGTAATGGAAGGCATAAAACTAATAGCCAACCAAGGATTGAAAGCGAACCTCTTAGCACACTCAAGGGCTTTGAGAAGGGACATAGACTTAGTTTTGGACACAAATGTAAACTGGATAGGAATATTCTTCTGTCTCTCAAATGCCTGCCTTCAAAAGCGCTTCAACATAACCCTTGAGCAAGCTTTAGACAGAATTGAAAATGCTATC encodes the following:
- a CDS encoding NAD(P)/FAD-dependent oxidoreductase, yielding MRKSLGTKPCAWAVPKSLGKYIEIPEESILNEIRGQRTYLNNELLSENYQSVSRGYILDKPAFIKWLVNDIEVKLGKHIKFEGQEPMIKTKDKDVIVIATGSMFYNESKWRFLTYQYILEDAKIEDDVLEIWFYTDFVGYIWVFPRGNKANVGIGGFLSYGELKARLNSFIKNDERFRDAKIERKEGAYIYAGGIKEKMYNLKHPAIGEALGAVYPLTGEGIRPSVISAYALSKSIKDGKSFKEEFEKTGIPQQINFQKQLVEALLKAPPQLRGIFLRKAFGSPSNY